ATTTGGTGCGTAcaataatataatctggcacaactatacaaaaaataggCTCTGTGTTGggagctccagaagtaaggatagttggcagatgataggttcataatatgatGTATTGTAAGTTTATTGTGAAACCATGACAACGAGAGTGCACAGAGAAATAGTATTCCAACATGTCTCTATATATGGcgcacatgcatttcaaaactcacgtagtaacattagctgaccaattaaatgtaagCTTTGGAAATGTGAGTGGCATGTAGTTTCGCTTGAAGGATGGAGTGCTGCTAATACGACACAAAGCAACTACGGAGATTGTAATATCGATAAAAGGGGGACACCATAAGCATCATAAATAAATCAGGGAAGTGAAACTGGCTGGAAAATAGGGGGTTGTATTGTCGTTACTAATCAaaagcctatcgatcacctacATGCCAGCTCTATTCACCTGAAGACGCGCTACTGTTACTATCAGTCTAGTCTCTCAAAGGCCGCACAACTCCCATCATTTCCAGGATATTATGGCAGACCAACTCGAATTGCTGAAAGCAACTTGCAGAAGCGGCAAAATAGACCCGTCGGCGGCAGATGTCCCTGCTTGCCTTCTTAATGAGGAACATACTTTACTTATTAAAGAAAAATAGGAGAGGAGCATCttaaagaatagaagaggaagcatattatgGAGATTccgtttctttctatacaatgttggttgcccacccatgatgaatcagagcatctaaagaaatgcaattccatgctgtctctctcTCTATGTGGCCACAtgtatttggaaactcaagtgggaacattagctgaccaattaaatataTGTATGTTAACTAAGATGAATATCATGTCACATTCGTAttggaacaactaagctttggaattatgattggtgtgttgtttagctttAAAGGGTGGACTGCTACTAGTAGGAcacaaagcacctacgcagatcatagtgtagatataataggaaaaccctaagcatcacgaGTAAAATGAGGAAAGTGAAACTTGCTGGaaaatatgtgctagtattgccggtacggttagaaaggcttcggataccagctctctacaACTGAAGGCGCAGTACTGTTACTATCAGTCTAACTCTCAAAGACGACACATACAACCGAATATGAAGAGTTGAAAGCGTCCATGACAAGCGACATGAAGACCAACATGAAGAGTTGAAAGCGTCCATGACAAGCAGCCGAGTAGACctgtacactgcaaatgtccctgctcctcttcactacaaggaacatactatactactattatactccctttgttcctaaatacaagtctttatagagattccactatggatcacatacggatgtatatagatacattttagagtgtagattcactcattttgctccgtatgtagttcatggAGGAATCTCTactaagacttatatttaggaacggagagagtacttattaaaggagaacagaagaggagcatgctaaagaagagcaagcagatttttgataataaaatgttcattgcCTACACATGATGAGCCAGAGCGCATAAAGAATGCAACTCTCTGTTGTCCCTCGATATGTGGTGCACATGATTTTCGAAACTAAACTAGGAACATTAGCtggccaattaaacattctctattttGGTACAACATGTCAgcatcatatcaaattcgtatttgagcaactaagtttggaattatgagtggcatgttgtttggcttgatgggttgaggagcactgcttgcacgtctcgaagcacctacgatgatggtactgaatatataggaatgtctacatgcaagtcgcctgactttcgtCATTTGGGCCAGTCGACCATGTCagacggttggatgaagatcctacgtctcctaacccttcttcccctACAGACCACCgcccccgccctcccctgaaccgttCACCACCTCCGGTCTTTCGTCACCCCCGGCCATCCCTTTAGCCAACCCCACCCCCACctcccacccgcatcgagttttgcCTCCGGCGAGGCCCCAACATAGCCCGATGNNNNNNNNNNNNNNNNNNNNNNNNNNNNNNNNNNNNNNNNNNNNNNNNNNNNNNNNNNNNNNNNNNNNNNNNNNNNNNNNNNNNNNNNNNNNNNNNNNNNNNNNNNNNNNNNNNNNNNNNNNNNNNNNNNNNNNNNNNNNNNNNNNNNNNNNNNNNNNNNNNNNGAGCCCCTCCTTCACTCCGGCGAACTCTCAAAAATGGACTAACCCCAAATTGAAATTCAGTCGACTGTCATTTAAGCTAATGTAGAACTTAAAACGGAAAAactataagcattgcgagtatagtggtgagcatgccatggcagatctgaaggtgcaaaccgaacaaaggcAACTTTGGCAACCAATATTTGTTTTCAACTAACAAGTACTATGATtcaaagtgatggacaagaaatcacagtaaagcagtgcgatctattttcttgctgagataaataacttgagcagatacaaaagagtaccgcttTTGGTGTGGCGCTGTGTAAGCAATAGCAAGTGAGTGCAAATATAGAaaagctgttggagatgctctagcaAACTTGTTGGTCATGATCCGGTTATCTCGTGCCATCACACGGACAGATCGTGGCCTGCCTCTACGTGATTACAACAGAAAAAACATGTAAACTATGACCTATATATTCAGCCACAGCATGAACGCAGATTCAGTGCATCCAAGATCAACTACGTTACAACGTTCAGTGCAACAGAGGTTAACGCAACAGATTCAGTGCTTCCGGCCGTCTTAATTCCCGGGGCCGGAACGAGGCCAGCTGTCGTACAGGGCGATGCCCCTGCCGTTGGCCTCCTGGAGCGGCCGAGCGTTCCTCCTGGCATGCTGCATGGTCACGTACGTCGTGGATGGAAGATGTTAGTAACAAAATCACCACGTATCCAACGAGAAAGATGGATGGCATGGAAGTGTGCATGCATGGCCACGTACGTCGTGGACGGCGTCTTTGAGCAGCTCCACCTGGTGACGCGACACATGCCGCACCTTGGTGGCCACCGCCCAGGCGATGCCCTCggtgcacggcggcgtggtgaaggAGCCCGTGTACCTGTAGAACGTGTCGCTCCCCCTCACGGGCCTCCTCGGGTCCACCTCGTAGTCGATCTCCTCCTCGTACCCCTTCCTCCTGTCCGTGATCCTCTCGATGAACGGCTCCAGCTACATgcatacatacatgcatgttacgtACTCCCCGATCAGGCCGAATGCATATGGTGGTGCCGATGAAACGAGAGGATCATATACGTACCATGTGCAGGATCTCGTCGCGGTGCTCCCCGATCTGGAAGAGCTGCGCGACGACGGCGTACTTGTTGCTCGCCTTGTCGCTCTGGTGGAGCATGTGCAGCTCCAGGTCGTACCGGCTCCCGTTTAGCGCGTGCTCGCTGGGGGAGTGCCAGTGCATCTGCCGGAGCCGGTACGAGACGCCGTCCAGCACCAGGGACCCCGCGTTGCCGTCGAACCTCACCATGATGTCGTGCCCGCGGTTCACCAGGGTGGCCGGCGAGGAGCGGTAGGTGCAGGCGAGGCGGCCGTTGCGGGGGCCGGCGACCGGGCCGGGGCCCGGGACGCGGATCGGGGACTGCAGCCGGCCCCAGTAGCAGGCCGCCCAGTCCGACCGGAGGAGGCCCCACCGGTCCGGGCTGTTGTCCCGGCCGCTCCGGTAGCTGAACTCATCCTCGCTGTCTGAGttttgcatgcatgcatcgacgacaAAACGAAGCGATCAGCACGACCCAACACATGGACTGATAATTCCTGCTTACCTACTTACGTGCGCGTGCGCTCGATCGATGGCCTACCACTTTCTTGCGCCCGCGCATGGCGGACGGCGGAGAGAGGAAGAAGCAGCAAGAAGACGAAGACGACGGTGGGGAcgatgggggcggccgccctggcgcTGCTCCCAGCCATGCACGCGCGCGCCGGTTGGAGTACTCCGTGATGTTGAGTTCGTCTGCAGTGCTATGGAGCGTGTCCAAGCTAAATGGCGGCTGTGATGTATCGATCGTTACTGCGGTCGTTAAGTTAGTGTGCTATAATTTACTGGTTTTCGTCACGCGTAACgcgagccgcctgcatccgcggCGACCGCGTATAGTATAAGGCTCACGCCAAGCTTGCATGCGGCGCGGAACGGCTAGCGTGAGAACATGCACGCTCTTGACAAGAAAACCCCTTTTCCGTAGCCCGTGGATTTCGGGTTATTGCACTGCTCCAAGGCCTTAGATATGATTGTTCGCAAATTAGAGCGAAAATGGTAATGGGGCATGAAATTTTTAGTCTGTTGAGACGAACGTCTCCTAGGCCGTTGGATCGGGCACCAATCTAGAGCAGGTTAATCAGCCATGTCAATGGATTTTTTTTTCGTTCAGGAAAAGCACGGGTCGTCGCGAACGCCTCCTTCGTCCACGGCCGTGCGTCTTTCTCTTCACCCCACCACACACTCTCTCTACTCCCTCGGTCAAACTCTCATACTTTtgccatcatgtcatgtatatgccaTGGAAAATTTATTTTTCTGGATCATCGCAATTTTAGTTCACACATCGTGGAAAATTTAGTTTAATGGATTGTGGCAAAAGTATTGCATTTAACCATGAATTTTTTTGTTTAGATCACGACAAATTTGTTTTGTctcgtaagcaaaaacatgtacttTTTTGCATGGATATTTGCGTCGAGTAAAAAGAAATACCATAGGATATGCAATAGTTTTGCCATAGATATAAAATAAAATTTGCCATGGATATTTACTTTACATCCATGCATTTTAACTTCACGCCCCATGATAAATTTATTTTATAGTCCATGGCAAGTTTAACCTTACAAGCATGGCAAATTAATTGTACATCCCATGGCAAAATTTACTCACAACTCATTGCAAATTTTACCTTATACCCATGGCAATTTAATTTTCACAATCCATTTTTGTAGAATTTCTCACTTTTTCAATATTTCTGTGTAGAGGGGATTGTGTTGGGCCAAGAGGCGTACGAAGAGTTTTGGGCTTTTTTTAGTGAAACAATAGAAAATGGGTTGTGACCGATGTGCCAACAGTATTATATCAACATTTTCTTTGCAAATTTAGTACAAATATACTATTTGTAGTTACTGTGATATTATTGTAATGCATTTCAACTTTATCAAAACCATTTAATTTTTTACCATGATAATTTGAGgtgttgctgttggggaacgttgcagaaaacaaaaattttcctactcgtttcaccaagatcatctaggagttcatctagcaacgagtgatcagatgcatctacatacctttgtagatcgcgcacggaagcgttcaaaagaacggtgatgatgtagtcgtactcgacgtgatccaaatcaccgatgaccagcgccgaacggacggcaccttcgcgttcaacacacgtacggaacagccacgtctcctcttcttgatccagcaagggagggaggagaggttgagggagatggcaccagcagcagcacgacggcgtggtgttgatggagctgcagtactccggcagaacttcgctaagcactatggaggtggaggaggtgttggggagggagaaggaggcaaccaaaggccaaggactccaggtatgaagtccctcctctcccccactatatataggggtgccaagggggggtggccggccctaggagatccaatctcctagggggtgcggcggccaaggggggtttccctcccccccaaggcacctaggaggtgccttaccctcctaggactcttgcccccttgaaccctaggcgcatgggcctatgtggggctggtgcccttggcccattaggccaaggcgcacccccttacagcccatgtggcccccggggatgggtggccccacccggtgggcccccgggacccttccggtggtcccggtacaataccgataaccccgaaacttgtcccgatgcccgaaacaggacttcccatatataaatctttacctccggaccattccggaactcctcgtgacgtccgggatctcatccgggactccgaacaacattcgggttactgcatatacatatccctacaaccctagcgtaaccgaaacttaagtgtgtagaccctacgggttcgggaaacaagcagacatgaccgagacgactcttcggtcaataaccaacagcgggatctggatacccatgttggctcccacatgctccacgatgatctcatcggatgaaccacgatgtcgaggattcaatcaaccccgtacgctattccctttgtctatcgatatgttacttgcccgagattcgatcgtcggtatcccaatacctcgttcaatctcgttaccggcaagtcactttactcgtaccgtaatgcatgatcccgtgaccagacacttggtcactctgagctcattatgatgatgcattaccgagtgggcccagtgatacctctccgtcatacagagtgacaaatcccagtcttgatccatgtcacccaacagacactttcggagatacccgtagtctacctttatagtcacccagttacgttgtgacgtttggcatacccaaagcactcctacagtatccgggagttacacgatctcatggtctaaggaaaagatacttgacattgtaaaactctagcaaacgaactatacgatcttgtgctatgtttaggattgggtcttgtccatcacatcattctcctaatgatgtgatctcgttatcaatgacatccagtgtccatagtcaggaaaccatgactatctgttgatcaacgagctagtcaactagaggctcactagggacacgttggtgtctgttattcacacatgtattacgatttccggataacacaattatagcatgaataaagacaattatcatgaacaaggaaatataataataatgcttttattattgcctctagggcatatttccaacagttgcttTGTCAGGTGTTGTTTTGCAATGTTTTCTCAATATCACATAAGTTTATTCTGAACAAATTGTGACCGATGGATGCTCGCAGTCAAGACTTTGAACTCGAGAGATTGTTATTGCACACTATTCTTGTGTTTTAGTCGTGTGTGGTATGTATTTCTCAAGCGACATTTTTAGTTTAGCGAAAAAAATTCATCAGCAGCGCCATTTCCCTCATATCCCCCCTTGGAACACAATTTCCCTCCCTCAACCGCCCCGCCTCCAAAATTCAAACCCCTCTGATTCTCGCTCGTCGATCTTTGCTTCCCACTTCTACTTGGTCAACTCACGCAATCCACCCCCCCCCTCCAATCCGTCGCTGGCCAGATTTGTATTAATGTCGCCTGCAAAACACCATCTAGCCACAGGATCCCCATCCCCTCCCCCAAAGTGCCACTGTTGCCTGGGGGAGCCGAGGAGCATATGGCTTCCAAAGGCAAATTGCGCCTGCACTCATGGATGAATCCATGGTCACCTCCATGCGTGCCAACCCAAAGATCCTTGAAGACCACGTCATCGTCAAGGCCGACACGCACGAGGAACAATTAGTGTGGTTCAAAGCAGACAACAGAAGTGGCCTTGCATATTTACATCTTTCTTGGGCTGGTTACAACATCGGGCTCGTCAACGACAATGTCTTGTGGCGTGCTATTGAACATTTGGAGTGTGTTTCCTGCGAGgtcgatttcttctatagcatgctcgTAAAGAGGGATGCAACTTCCTTGATGGCCCGGGTCAACTACGGCGGCTCGAGTTACTCCGCCATTGAGGCCACTGGTAGCAACATCTACGCCGTCATGCCCGTTGGATCCTCGCCTATCAAGGCAGAGCCCATCGTCTTCTCTATTGACTAAGAGAAGGACACATGCTCTTCTCAGGGGAAGGGGCCCATCATCATCTCTGACAATGAGTAGTAGCTTTTAGCAAATCATTCCCTATTATTCTAGACAATTAAATCTAACTTATAGCTAATTAAGCCCTCGTTCTATGCACTAATTTTCTGATTATTGATGTGATGTTTAACTATTTGGCCTCTTTTGTTCAGTTATGCATAGTATGTGTTCAATCAAGCAGATGATTGTATTGACAGTATGCAATGTCTGGTTCAGATGTTCAATATATCAAGCAATGTGATTATATTTGGTGTCTTCTTATAAGCATGTTTAAGTGAAAAGTCTTTCCATATTCAACTCTTTTGGTATACTAGTGTGCTAAATCTTCATAATGAGGCTATTATGGATAGTGTGCTAACTCTCGTTTCACCTCAACATGCTTGTACATATTGCAGGGTCACAATGCGAGAGGTAGTTCTTTACCATCAAGGTTAGCTTGATCTTCCTAGGGCTAGCCTTATTGTATATTATTGTTCAATTTCCAAGTAACTTTGCCATATTTATGATCTCTTGCATGTACGTACAAATCCACGCTTCAACCATTTATGcgcatggggcaatgagatattcttgAAACCGGGCCAAGTGAAGAAACTAAAAAAGATTCTTAGAATAAACAGATGATCATAATCAAACTATTTGGTTGTGCATTATCCAAGAAAACATTGACTTTTAGGATGGTAATAATTATATATGTAGCTTTCATTTTCCACATTCATGATCTATGATTACACCATAATACCATAATATTTCTGTTTTCAGTGGCTTCCAAAGAAGTTCACTGAGTATTACCTCTCACACTACGTGATTCATGACGAGGCAAGGAAAGTTAAAGTATTTCACCAAGAATACTATGATGAGATTTTGATGTCTTCCTCAAGATGATGAATGATGGGCGggcaccatcacaaggggttgtacTATGGTTGTTAAATCCTTCCATCGAGGGGTACAATATGGGATTATATCGTTTCTTCAACTTCGAGAACAACCTGAATTTCTTTTGCCTCTCTCTTTACCGTCTCTAAAGTTGCATTGTTGCCATGTGTGTAATGTTAAATTGGCATTGttgtatttgttttgatttgatgcttgtaattcttgaacatatgttgaTCTCTATGTTTGATGATACGAAAGATGTTCAGTTATGCCTACATTCAAAATGGAATAACATTTCTGGTGAAGTAGCTATCACAATAATTAAATTATATATAAGTGAATGCCAGGTGCTAGACATAACATCTCACAAGTTTCTTGAccgaaaagtcatgagccttaaatCGAACAACGCACACCCTTTGTTTAAAACAATCGAGTGCGGTAGACAACATCATCATGCACATTCTTACATAGATAATCGTGTGCGATTACCGGACACATTACACACAATCCACCTTGACAAACCATTTGGAAGTGGCAACACCATCGGACATGATTAATAACAAGGTAAATTGTCTGGGAAAGGATACTTATCACAAACAATTCCCTTCTGCAAACCGTTTGGGAACATCCATTCTGTCACACAAGATTTTTCTTATGGTGTGCAATGGTACCCCCGATGGCCAATCCACTCGAGCACACGTTcccaaaattgtgtgtgatgtgggGTTCAAACCATGTGCATAGGCCTTAATTGTACTACTATGGTCTCAAAGTAAATGATTAGGGAGTGACCTCTCCACCCCTCTCTCTGAAAGGGCATTTCCTGCCTTAACTATTTTGGTTTTGATGATAATGCAACTTTCAGACTAACTGTGTGCCTAAGCTACATAGGTATACCCTATATGGCACAAGACGGTTGGGCACCCCTCCGATCAAAAAAGACCGAAGACAAATCGTAGGAAATCCGCACTATTAAGAGGCGATCCGCATAGGAAGGTACTAGGTGAATCAAACACGTAGACATATATATTTTGCACCCACATATTGCCTTTCCTTTTAAGGAGAGAGCTTCAAATTCAATCAATTGTAGGAAACTTGCTCTGAGCGATTGTACCACTAGAGCAAGCGGTTGTACCACATGTCCGGCACTCTTGGAGAACTACCTCCCGAGGGGTGATGCCCTCGGGTCAGGAAGTGCTCAGGTTTGTGGGTGACCAGTTGTACCGGTGCATCCATAGCGGTTGTGCTGCTCGGGACTTTGCATCCCCAACCCACACTGTCGAGCGGTTGTTCCGGCCCTTGTATCGCCCCAAGTACCGCATCGAGGGAGATACCTTTTAGGTACCGGGTGCGGAATAGGGTGGTAGTCCACTGGTTGTCCCATTGCTTGTATTTATAGCGGTACTACCGGGGCTACGAGCAGTTGTATCACTCTGAACTTGGTGGCCACTAGAGTGAGGATATTTGCGGTTGTTCTAGTGCAGGTATCGCCCTCGGTACTGAGGATAGGGTGATTCCTTTCAGGTCTCGGGTGTTGTACAGGGTGATAGTGATACGGTTGTTCCGGATTATTAATTTTAACCAGTACCACCAGGCCACCCAGCGGTTGTACGGCTATGCTTTTGCGTGAGAAGAGTTAGGCCTAGGGCAGTTGTATCGCCCCTATGCGAATCTGCAGATAACGATTGGATTTGAGGAGGGGGttcttccacctcccaaaaatctccCGTCTCTATCTTCTCTTCATTGTCGCCCCAACTCATTCTTACCCAATCTCCTTTCGTAGCCAACCAAACtttttgattttctagggattgagagagagaggaaacctagatttacacttccaccaaaggaaatttgattcccccatactttcacttgtgaatcttgttactcttgagtgtttgggcaccctagagggaagagttcacctcggagccatatttcattgtggtgaagctttgtggtggtgttgggagcctcctaagttgtggagagagccccaaccttgtttgtaaaggttttggTTGCTACCTTCAAGGGCACCGCTACTGGATTCACGACACCTTGCATCGTGCGAGGGCCTGAGGAGAATAAGGTGGTTCTAGGGACATTTAGGGAGTGTTGTACTTCCACACCTCTCCAACAAAGATGTACCTCCCCAAAGgagggaacttcggcaacacatcctcatctccatcTACTCCACTTGTTTGGTTACTTCGTGCCTTTACTTTGTACAAGCTTTTATTGTGTGTTTACTTTGTGCTTGCACATGTTCTTGtgttgcttgtcatataggttgtccacctagTTGCGCGACCTACTTTCTTGTCGAACATAAAGAGGTTAAAGATTGTtagtcgcctattcaccctccctcctCTAGTCGCCATACTGATCCTTTCACTCTCCTATGTGGTATACTtcccacccctcttgtctcttctcTAGCCCTTTCCAAGTATGTCGCTGGTTGCCATGAGGTCGCCACTCATGTCCCTCTATCTCcatttctcctccctcctcccacTCCCCTTTTATCCTTCCCGCCCACTTCATCATCCCCGCACTCCTCCTGCCACTCATCTCATCCCATCGGACGgggcggcgggggagggggagaGCGTTCGGTCCCTAAGACATGGACTAGAGGTTCGAAAAATATTTGTTTTTAATAACTAAAACATCTACTTCCCACAATAAAAAAAACTAAAACAGATAGACACTGCTAACAAGAATGCTTGATCCCATGAATAATTCTTTGATGTTATTTGGGGCAACAAAGCTCAATAATGGTGGGTTTGGTTTGAGCCCAAGCCAACCCTACCAAATTCGGTTAAGGTTTTGGTCGGTTGGTGTTGCCGAAAAAAATTGAAGTAGAGTTGGTTATAATACTTGCCAAAATAGTGGCAATCCTCCAAGCAAGAGCCAGagtatatttttgcaaaaaaaaatggtaTTGATTGGTTTGGTTATCATTCAAGCATACATCAAGCCAAGAATTGGCCAGAAATTGTTCCTAAAAATTACGCACTAAATTGCTTGTGTAGAATTGTTACATAGATCACTACTTACGGTTCTTGTAAAGA
This portion of the Triticum dicoccoides isolate Atlit2015 ecotype Zavitan chromosome 7A, WEW_v2.0, whole genome shotgun sequence genome encodes:
- the LOC119333631 gene encoding alpha carbonic anhydrase 7-like is translated as MAGSSARAAAPIVPTVVFVFLLLLPLSAVRHARAQESDSEDEFSYRSGRDNSPDRWGLLRSDWAACYWGRLQSPIRVPGPGPVAGPRNGRLACTYRSSPATLVNRGHDIMVRFDGNAGSLVLDGVSYRLRQMHWHSPSEHALNGSRYDLELHMLHQSDKASNKYAVVAQLFQIGEHRDEILHMLEPFIERITDRRKGYEEEIDYEVDPRRPVRGSDTFYRYTGSFTTPPCTEGIAWAVATKVRHVSRHQVELLKDAVHDHARRNARPLQEANGRGIALYDSWPRSGPGN